The sequence CTGGATTGGATGATGGTGGGCGTCCCCATGGGGTTGGTGCTTCTCATAAGCGCCTGGTTCCTGCTGACCCGCCTGTTCCCCTCAAAGGGAGAGCGTTTGGAGGTGGGGGAACTGCGTCATGACCTGAAGGAGATGGGGAGATTGAACGGAGGCGAGCGCCGCACTCTGATGGTGTTCGTACCTACGGTCGTGCTTTGGATCATAGGGGCGAACATCGCCAACTGGTTCGATCTTCCGGCCTCGTTCATGAGCGCTGCCGTTGTCGCTCTGGCCGCCTCGGTGGCGTTGTTCATCGTCCGGGCGATCGATTGGGATAACGCCCGCTCCATCTCCTGGGACGTGTTCCTGATAATCGGTTCCGGGCTGGCGTTGGGGGAAGCGTTGGTGTTCTCCGGCGCCGCGCAGTGGTTGGCGGATGGATTGCAAAATGCGCTGCTGGGCGCACAGCTGATCATAGTCCTTCTGGTCGTGGCGACCGTCACCGTTGTGATCACTAATTTCATAAGTAATACCGCCACGGCCGCTATGTTCATCCCTATCCTCCTGGGACTATCCCGGGCCTTGGGATTGTCACCTCAATTGCTCGTTCTGACCTGCGGGCTGTGCGTCTCGCTCAGCTTCATCACCCCTATCGGGACGCCGCCCATCACCCTCATCTATTCGACCAAGAAGGTGAGCCGCCGGGACATTGCCAAGGCCGGAGTGGTGATCGCGGTCCCCGTTATCTTGACGATATCCCTATTCTTACTGGGCCTGGACAGCTTTGGGATGTTTTGAACTAACGGCGGGGCATGTATGCCTTCCTCTCAGGAAGCAGAGCGCCGAACACCACCAAGGCCGGACCGACGATATAACCGGCCCAGGCTACCACTGACAGCAGACCTAGAACGACCAATATTGCCCTGTCGATACCGCTTGGACTTGAACCATCCCAGGCCCGTCGTAGTATGAACAGAGCGAAGACCCCGGGTATCAGGAAAAGGAACACGGTAATCATCACTTCCATCCCCAGCTGGCTATCCCAGACCGAAATAACGGCCTGGGTGGCGGTGCTGGCCGCCGTTCCCAGGATGATCAGCCCTCCTACCAGAAGCAAGAAGTGCTGGACCTCCAGACCATCTGTT comes from Methanomassiliicoccales archaeon and encodes:
- a CDS encoding SLC13 family permease, with protein sequence MGNRGEERSLGTILYSLRDRVPFFHFFRGLRPPWQRPIKLIIPFLTLIVFVLLPLDLDRKVQDALGIFLCIAIMWTFESLPLPATALLVPVLLTLFGVFPAAQALEPFADPIVFLMIGGLIMAEAFHRNGLDRRLAYFMVLRADGNRDRTLFYLMGAAAFLSMWISNTAAVAILIPVVLGITTRLKDVGEHVTARMLLGIGIGSAAGGMMTVTGSAPNAIASGLLAQEISFTFLDWMMVGVPMGLVLLISAWFLLTRLFPSKGERLEVGELRHDLKEMGRLNGGERRTLMVFVPTVVLWIIGANIANWFDLPASFMSAAVVALAASVALFIVRAIDWDNARSISWDVFLIIGSGLALGEALVFSGAAQWLADGLQNALLGAQLIIVLLVVATVTVVITNFISNTATAAMFIPILLGLSRALGLSPQLLVLTCGLCVSLSFITPIGTPPITLIYSTKKVSRRDIAKAGVVIAVPVILTISLFLLGLDSFGMF